From the genome of Planctomycetota bacterium:
ATCGGTCTGGAGATCGGCGGCTGCCGCATCGTGGAGCTGATCGCCCGCGGATCGATGGGGGCGGTCTACAAGGCCAAGCACCTGGGGCTCAACCGCTTCGTGGCCGTGAAAATGATCCCCCATCTCGAAGGCAATCCCGACGTGGTCCGGCGCCTGCTTCTCGAGGCCCGGGCGGCGGCCAAACTGGAACATCCCAACATCGTCCAGGTGCACGACGTGGGCTTCCAGAAGGGATACGTCTTCGTCGTCATGCAGCTTCTGCGGGGGCAGACGCTCGAGGAACGGCTGCGCGAGTTCGGGATGTTCTCCGTGGAGGAAGCCTGCGACGTGGCGCGGGACGTGGCCCAGGGCCTCCAGGCGGCCCACGCCAAGGGAATCGTTCATCGGGACCTCAAGCCGGCCAACATCATCGTCACCGAGGACGGCCGCGCGCGGCTGACGGACTTCGGCCTGGCGCAGGACGTCGAAAGCGGCGAGGATTCCGCGGGGGCGGTGGTGGGAACGCCCTACTACATGTCCCCGGAGCAGTGGCTGGGGCGGCGCGCGGACGCCCGGAGCGACCTCTACGCCCTGGGAATCATCCTCTATTCGATGCTCTGCGGCCGCCGTCCGTTCGAGGGGGAGACGATCCAGGAGCTGATGCGCCAGCACCTCAAGGTCGCGCCGCCCCCGCCCGAAAAATTCAACGCGCGGCTGCCGGAAGGGATCTCCGCGATCGTGCGCAAGATGATCGCGAAGGCGCCGGCCCGGCGCTACCCGTCGGCGGCGGCGTTCCTGGCGGACCTGGACCGCTTCCGACGGGGACAGGATCCCGAGGCGCTCGGGGAGCTCGGGACGCGCCTGAAGTGCGGCTTCTGCGAGACGTTCAACCCTCCCTCCGCGAAACGCTGCCGCGTGTGCGGCGAGGCGCTGGGAGGCCCGGCCGGGCCGCTGGAGATTCTCTAGGGTCGCTCCCCGTGCTATAGTGTCCCCGACGGGCCGTAGCGCAGCCTGGTAGCGCGTCTGCCTTGGGCGCAGAAGGTCGCCGGTTCGAATCCGGCCGGCCCGACCATCCCCGCGCCGGCGGCGTCAGGCGCCTCCGGAACCGGGCGCCAGGGCGGCGGAAGGAACGTTCTCCGGCGCGCCGATCCGGAGCCGGACCGCCAGAGAGAAAAGCGCAGCCCCGCCGGCCGCAAACACCGCCCCTCCCGCGCGGTGAAACGCCTCGTAGGCGAAGGTGTGCTCCCCCTCCCAGAGCAGGTACAGCACGATGAGGCGAACGAGATTGAGCGCCGTCATCCCGGCCGCCACCGCCGCCGCGCCCACAAGCCGGCGGCGCCAGGAGATCGGATAGAAAAGAAGGCAGAGCACGGCCGCCGCCAGATACGTCAGGCCCATGCATCCCCGCGCATAGACGAACGGGAAGGCCCCCACGACCGAGGGGCCCTCCGCGCGCACCGCGGCGCCGAAAAGGCGCATCGTCTCCGCCTGGAGCGCCGCCATCCCGCTCATCAGCGCCTCGCCCGCCCGGCGCTGAAAGGCCGAGTCTTCCGGACAAAGAAGATAGAAGAGCGAGACGGCGACGAGCGCCGCCGGCACGAAGCGGGACGCGTCGCGCCCGGCCGCCCGCAGGAAGTAGACGCCCGCCGCGACGAGAAGCCCGAAAAGAAGAAGCTCCGTCCCCGTCGTGCCCAGAAGGGGCGCCGCGGGAGGCGGAATGAACGCGATCCGAATCATGGTGCCCATCCTAGAGAACTCCCGGAACGAACCGCCACGGCACGCGCGCCGCGTAGTCGCGGTAGGAATCTTCGCGCCCGAGAAGCCGCTCTTCGAGGAACGCCGCGGCCGCCCCCAGGAGCGCCGCCGCTCCGAGCGCCGCCGCGTTCCAGGGGCTCCAGCGGGAAATCAGATATCCCGCCGCGATCAGGAAAAGCGCCGTCGTCATCGGATGCCGGATCCGGCGGTACGGGCCGCGCGCGACGACGCCCCGCACCGCCGGAAGGATCCCGAAGCAGTCCCCCAGGGCCACGGCGGACAAGGCCCCCAGAAGCGCCCCCGCCGCCGCGATCCATGCGCCCCCGTCCCAGAGCACCCGACCTTCCGCGCGGACGGCCAGCGGCGCCAGGACGCCCAGGAGAACGACGATCCGATGAGGCCAGGGCGCTTCCGACGAGGCCGCCTTCCGGAAGGACGCCATCCGGAACGCCCCCAGCGCCGCATAAAGGCCGAACGCGCCGAACATGATCCGCGGACCCCATCCGGATTCGTGCGCGGCCCGGTTGACGTATCCCAGAGCCAGAGCCCCGTAGAGGCCCGCGCCCGCCGCGGCCGCCAGGGCTTCCTTCCGCGTCGCGGGAATCATATCCGCCGCCCTCCCCGACGCGCCGCCAGGACGGCCAGAAGAAGAACCTCGATTCCCAGAAGGCCGCAGGAGTCGCCGCCGCTGGCTCCGCCGGTTTCGCCCGGGGGAGGAACGGACAGGGCGGGCGAATCCACGAGCCGCTCGGCGCGGAGCTTCAGCGTCCGGGGTCCGTTCACGGGCGGAGTATCGTACGACGCCGCCTGCGAGAGATCCACCGAAACCGCGGCGGCGGGGTCTTCGAGAACGAACCGCCAGTCGCCGGCCGGCAGCTGATCGAAATTCGTCCAGGAGAGCGTCGCCGGCTGGCCGGTGTTTCCGTCCACCGTGAAGGTCCATTCCACCCGGCTCCCCGCGGTCAGCGGCGTCTTGCGGAAATCGTGCGTGTACCGGCGGGGATGGACCGTCCAGTCGGAACGGTGATCGAACGACACGAGCACCCAGGGATCGGTGCCCGATCCCGGTTCCTCGGAATCGCGCACGTCCCAGGTGTCGTCCGCTTGGGGATCGACGCCGAAGGCGTTTTCGGTGTCGAGCGCCGAGCCGCTCCGGGCTTCCAGGATCAGCGCCCAGCGGTCCGGATCGGGTCCTCCCGGCCCGGCCACGGCATAGGACTTCCCCGACGGGCGCGTCTTCTGGAGTCCCCCGCTCAGAGGCGGCGGAGCGTTAATCCAGAGCTCGTGGTTTGCATCCTGAACCCAGATGCCCACGGCCTGAAACGGCGCGACCCACTCCTCGCCCGGGGGAACGTTCGTCACGCCGTTATACGTGCGATACTGGGTCCCGTCCCACTTGTACATCGCGTACGAGATGCCCGCCCGGGCGACATGACCGTAGGGAGGGCCGTTGGCGGTCGAGCTCTTCCAGCTCAGCGGAGCGTAGAAGGGATTCACGAAGAGGTGGTTGCCCCGGTACTCGTTGGCCGGAACGCCGTCGGCAATCTCCTGCCCCACGGGCGTGGAGTAGGTCGTAAAGCTGAAGGCGTTCACCAGCCTGTAGCTGGGAGTGGTCGTGGCTCCGGTCCCGTTCAGAACGGGCGGCGGAGCCGGCGTCACTTGGCCCTGCGAGAGGTCCAGAACCGCCGTCGGCGGGCACCACGCGAGGTAGCCCTCCCCTCCGCGGAGCACATCGCCCGGACCCAACGGAACCCAGGTGCGGTTCGGTTCGTCGAGCCGAAAGAGGTAGGGCACGTCGTCGAGAAGCTCCGTGGCCGGAACCGTGGTTCCGAACGCGATCGGCACCCCGATGAAGCGCCAGGAGTCCCCCGACGGCGAGCCGTTCCCCGGCTGCTGCGCGACGGACCACGCGGGCGCGGCCATCGTGAACTGCGAAGAAGCGAAGGGAGACCAGACGCCGTTGGTGCGCCGGAAGCGGATCCGCCAGAAATAGGTGGTGTTCCACTCGAGGACGGGAACGGAGAAGAGGTTCGCCGTCCCTTCTCCGTAGGGAATCTCAGGACAGAACGCCCCGTTCCCTACGTTGTTGGCATTGGGAATATCCACGCCGTCGGGATTCGGGGGAGCCGGTCCCTTGCTGTTCCAGTGGGTGATGGTGCCGAAGGTCGGATCCGTCGTCACCTGAATCTGAAACCGATTGACCGGGCCGCCCACCGCGTTGCGCGCCCGGAAGTCCGGCCGGTGGTCGTCCACCGCGGGCGGAGCGGCCTGCTGCTCCACCTGGAGCTGATCGGGGGGACTCTGAACCGCTCCCGCGGCGACCCAAACGCAGGCGACAAGAAGTCCGCTCATGATGCTCCCATCCGGCCGCGACCTAATTCAAATTGTACCTCATAAATTCCGTCTCCGCACGCGTGGACTGATCAGGGACATCGTTACCACCC
Proteins encoded in this window:
- a CDS encoding methyltransferase; its protein translation is MIPATRKEALAAAAGAGLYGALALGYVNRAAHESGWGPRIMFGAFGLYAALGAFRMASFRKAASSEAPWPHRIVVLLGVLAPLAVRAEGRVLWDGGAWIAAAGALLGALSAVALGDCFGILPAVRGVVARGPYRRIRHPMTTALFLIAAGYLISRWSPWNAAALGAAALLGAAAAFLEERLLGREDSYRDYAARVPWRFVPGVL
- a CDS encoding archaeosortase/exosortase family protein, with the translated sequence MIRIAFIPPPAAPLLGTTGTELLLFGLLVAAGVYFLRAAGRDASRFVPAALVAVSLFYLLCPEDSAFQRRAGEALMSGMAALQAETMRLFGAAVRAEGPSVVGAFPFVYARGCMGLTYLAAAVLCLLFYPISWRRRLVGAAAVAAGMTALNLVRLIVLYLLWEGEHTFAYEAFHRAGGAVFAAGGAALFSLAVRLRIGAPENVPSAALAPGSGGA
- a CDS encoding serine/threonine-protein kinase codes for the protein IGLEIGGCRIVELIARGSMGAVYKAKHLGLNRFVAVKMIPHLEGNPDVVRRLLLEARAAAKLEHPNIVQVHDVGFQKGYVFVVMQLLRGQTLEERLREFGMFSVEEACDVARDVAQGLQAAHAKGIVHRDLKPANIIVTEDGRARLTDFGLAQDVESGEDSAGAVVGTPYYMSPEQWLGRRADARSDLYALGIILYSMLCGRRPFEGETIQELMRQHLKVAPPPPEKFNARLPEGISAIVRKMIAKAPARRYPSAAAFLADLDRFRRGQDPEALGELGTRLKCGFCETFNPPSAKRCRVCGEALGGPAGPLEIL